A stretch of the Chitiniphilus purpureus genome encodes the following:
- a CDS encoding carbohydrate-binding protein, translating into MIRQHTASCLQQFAQCTVTAITYRTSAMHRPLLALLAAAWLSPTWAAAPIPEWREGDGYLVGVAVQYQGQTYKALQSHTAHKGTNWNPAGTPALWQLQRDPVQRCAPWQEGAAYQVGDKVRYEGGYYRAQQAHTAYQGTGWFPPKVPALWQPITQCDAVTPVPPGNGETINGIKVPPDPGAEGRRTLAGIDSDNDGVRDDVQRFLAKEVGQHPARFRYAMEMARITQQEILAASENNKEKVRSLFSQWIVAHDCYFRTYKDSVELYSWRLNFSKKLTALHSNTPERIAANNKADELASGKLYRSPIKANCD; encoded by the coding sequence GTGATCCGGCAACACACCGCGTCGTGCCTTCAGCAGTTCGCTCAATGCACTGTCACAGCAATTACTTACAGGACATCCGCCATGCACAGACCTCTGCTTGCCCTGCTTGCGGCCGCCTGGCTGAGCCCCACCTGGGCCGCCGCACCCATCCCGGAATGGCGCGAGGGCGATGGCTATCTGGTCGGCGTGGCCGTGCAATACCAGGGCCAGACCTACAAGGCGCTGCAATCGCATACTGCCCACAAGGGCACCAACTGGAACCCTGCCGGCACCCCGGCGCTGTGGCAGCTGCAACGCGATCCGGTGCAGCGCTGCGCGCCGTGGCAGGAAGGTGCGGCCTATCAGGTCGGCGACAAGGTGCGGTACGAGGGTGGCTACTACCGGGCGCAGCAGGCGCATACCGCCTACCAGGGCACAGGCTGGTTCCCGCCCAAGGTGCCGGCGCTGTGGCAGCCGATCACGCAATGCGATGCCGTGACCCCGGTGCCGCCGGGCAATGGCGAGACCATCAACGGCATCAAGGTTCCACCCGACCCCGGCGCCGAAGGACGCAGGACCTTGGCCGGCATCGACAGCGACAACGATGGGGTGCGTGACGACGTGCAGCGATTCCTGGCCAAGGAGGTGGGGCAGCATCCGGCGCGGTTCAGATACGCGATGGAAATGGCGAGGATTACGCAGCAGGAGATTTTGGCTGCAAGTGAGAACAATAAAGAGAAAGTCCGCTCACTTTTTAGCCAATGGATAGTAGCGCATGATTGCTACTTCAGAACATATAAAGATTCGGTTGAGCTTTACAGTTGGAGGCTTAATTTCAGCAAGAAATTGACGGCACTCCATAGCAACACCCCGGAGAGAATTGCTGCAAACAACAAGGCCGATGAGCTTGCCAGCGGGAAATTATACCGCTCCCCCATTAAGGCCAACTGCGATTAA
- a CDS encoding heparinase II/III-family protein — protein sequence MAFLRKPLCAALSFACLAASPVYADDTVPDGPVTERELGRRPLALNNNDVAIGEDGAGTITQRPLVLRWHRHRTAFYRVRITRDGQEVVNKVVNKPWFIAEGLDFGTYKWTYTALKNGTALPEDVTSSEQTLVLSKVSVAAAAEAANASGHYTGPTPDAPAYDVYDQQTGIAELVARTLAKPHPRALPGGAAHSAWIQSLQQRGLVNDLINEAVTPLVVPDFMNASLVELTDKQSRTLNNTFFPRLSKQAVALVALRQLRPDIYAANLANHLNLVREIASWSTAAGSPTSHAKQDQINRQIAFILATTYDWFFAELDSAQQAALLQNIDVRLVGLKNDTLTLDGWLFGSHGWASASFAATIGALVGSTGPQSPAGAPADRWLSVTLPGYLAAISPWGGEDGGFGNGMGYLANALDSMIPLWDMLKQATGVDLYKTAWARNTGKLLAYMTPPGATEVLFGDQGGEGVAREVVVGWAARTQVPEVKWLAQAYLAEDYDAGRTGIMKSDHMISANPAPDLIAQAFKQDVSLQFEHSPRLQVRDHYWNRSTGWVALYNSIRLPAARRTAIYFKSSPFGSFNHSHADQNSFLLYHRGEAMAVDSGVFDGFGSQYPHFMQWYIHTRAHNAITYDGTDDYGGLGQFNDVLRQDPVSNLYYLNFSSGAIKAAPQGDANQDFEIVVGDALPAYANQDSNFRIALRGLVYHRPSNTVLVLDRMFVNPAAPRYWEWNLHTPTQMQVDPLKPTHGRWEKGAASVCLQHIFPAERALTFSQQQGYPVPPGEGKTVRENWHQKWRIAKRAAIFEQATVLVPDCTEPAVSIRRLDDGRYDYTVNGQTVRINLKQYANY from the coding sequence ATGGCCTTCCTTCGCAAGCCGCTCTGCGCGGCGCTGTCATTCGCCTGCCTTGCTGCTTCCCCCGTCTATGCCGACGATACCGTGCCCGATGGGCCGGTCACCGAGCGTGAGCTGGGCCGCCGCCCCCTGGCCCTGAACAACAACGATGTCGCGATCGGTGAGGATGGCGCGGGCACCATCACACAGCGGCCGCTGGTGTTGCGCTGGCACCGGCACCGCACCGCGTTCTATCGGGTCAGGATCACCAGGGACGGGCAGGAGGTCGTCAACAAGGTCGTCAACAAACCGTGGTTCATCGCCGAAGGCTTGGATTTCGGCACCTACAAATGGACCTACACGGCCTTGAAGAATGGCACGGCGCTGCCCGAGGATGTCACCTCGTCCGAGCAGACACTGGTGCTGAGCAAGGTCAGCGTCGCGGCGGCGGCCGAAGCGGCGAATGCCAGCGGGCACTATACGGGGCCGACGCCGGACGCCCCGGCCTACGATGTCTACGATCAGCAGACGGGCATCGCCGAGCTGGTGGCGCGCACCCTGGCAAAACCGCACCCGCGCGCGCTGCCCGGCGGCGCGGCGCACTCGGCCTGGATCCAGTCCCTGCAGCAGCGCGGCCTGGTCAACGACCTGATCAATGAGGCGGTCACGCCGCTGGTCGTGCCCGATTTCATGAACGCCAGCCTCGTCGAGCTGACCGACAAGCAATCGCGTACGCTGAACAACACCTTCTTTCCGCGCCTGTCGAAGCAGGCGGTGGCGTTGGTGGCGCTGCGGCAGCTGCGTCCCGATATCTATGCCGCCAATCTGGCCAACCACCTCAACCTGGTGCGGGAAATCGCCAGTTGGTCCACCGCTGCCGGCAGCCCCACCTCGCACGCCAAGCAGGATCAGATCAACCGCCAGATCGCGTTCATCCTGGCCACCACCTACGACTGGTTCTTCGCCGAGCTGGACAGCGCGCAACAGGCCGCGCTGTTGCAGAACATCGATGTACGCCTGGTCGGACTGAAAAACGACACGCTGACCCTCGATGGGTGGCTGTTCGGCTCCCACGGTTGGGCCAGCGCCAGCTTTGCGGCAACGATCGGTGCGCTGGTCGGCTCGACCGGGCCACAGTCCCCGGCCGGGGCGCCCGCCGACCGCTGGCTGTCGGTCACGTTGCCGGGCTACCTTGCCGCGATTTCACCGTGGGGCGGCGAGGACGGCGGGTTTGGCAACGGGATGGGCTATCTGGCCAATGCGCTGGATTCCATGATTCCGTTGTGGGACATGCTCAAACAGGCGACCGGCGTGGACCTCTACAAGACCGCCTGGGCACGCAATACCGGCAAGCTGCTGGCCTACATGACACCGCCCGGTGCCACCGAGGTGCTGTTCGGCGATCAGGGCGGGGAAGGCGTGGCAAGGGAGGTGGTGGTCGGCTGGGCGGCGCGCACCCAGGTGCCCGAGGTCAAATGGCTGGCCCAGGCCTATCTGGCCGAGGATTACGATGCGGGCAGGACCGGGATCATGAAATCCGATCACATGATCTCTGCCAATCCGGCACCGGACCTGATCGCGCAGGCATTCAAGCAGGATGTGTCGCTGCAGTTCGAGCACAGCCCGCGCCTGCAGGTGCGCGACCACTACTGGAACCGTTCCACCGGGTGGGTGGCCTTGTACAACAGCATCCGCCTGCCGGCGGCCCGGCGTACGGCGATCTATTTCAAGTCCAGCCCGTTCGGCTCGTTCAATCACAGCCATGCTGACCAGAACAGCTTCCTGCTCTATCACCGCGGCGAGGCCATGGCAGTGGACTCCGGGGTCTTCGACGGCTTTGGCAGCCAATACCCGCACTTCATGCAGTGGTATATCCATACCCGCGCGCACAATGCCATCACCTACGACGGGACCGACGACTACGGTGGTCTGGGCCAGTTCAACGACGTGTTGCGCCAGGACCCGGTTTCCAATCTGTACTACCTGAATTTCTCATCCGGCGCGATCAAGGCCGCGCCGCAAGGGGACGCAAACCAGGACTTCGAAATCGTGGTGGGCGATGCGTTGCCGGCCTACGCCAACCAGGACAGCAATTTCAGGATCGCGCTGCGCGGGCTGGTCTATCACCGGCCGAGCAATACCGTGCTGGTGCTGGACCGCATGTTCGTCAATCCTGCTGCGCCACGGTATTGGGAATGGAACCTGCATACGCCCACCCAGATGCAGGTGGACCCGCTCAAGCCGACCCATGGCCGCTGGGAGAAAGGCGCGGCCAGCGTCTGCCTGCAGCACATCTTTCCGGCGGAGCGCGCGCTGACCTTCAGCCAGCAGCAGGGTTATCCGGTCCCACCGGGGGAGGGCAAGACCGTCAGGGAGAACTGGCACCAGAAATGGCGCATCGCAAAGCGTGCCGCCATCTTCGAACAGGCGACGGTGCTGGTCCCCGATTGCACCGAGCCGGCGGTCTCGATCCGTCGCCTCGACGACGGGCGCTACGACTACACCGTGAATGGTCAGACGGTCCGCATCAATCTCAAGCAGTACGCAAACTACTAG
- a CDS encoding NADPH-dependent oxidoreductase — translation MHHPADPAALDLANRRYGRDELAQLPDFNATLATLLAHRSVRAFTDQPLPAGTLPLLVAAAQSAPSSSNLQVWSVIAIEDAARKARLAALANHQAHIVEAPLLLLFTADLARLKRVAAQRNEPIAGLDYLDTLLMAFIDAALAAQNALVAAESLGLGTVYIGALRNQPEAVAAELGLPGQVFPAFGLVVGHPDPTRPAAVKPRLPQSAVLHREHYSQARQDAAVADYDAILQGFQATQHLPQQPWSRQAVGRLRGPETLSGRDRLAQALHNRGFTFQ, via the coding sequence ATGCACCACCCAGCCGACCCTGCCGCGCTCGATCTTGCCAACCGCCGTTATGGCCGCGACGAGTTGGCCCAACTGCCCGACTTCAACGCCACGCTGGCCACGCTGCTGGCGCACCGCTCGGTACGCGCCTTCACCGATCAGCCGCTGCCCGCCGGCACACTGCCGCTGCTGGTGGCCGCGGCGCAATCGGCGCCCAGCTCGTCCAACCTGCAGGTGTGGAGCGTGATCGCCATCGAAGACGCGGCGCGCAAGGCACGCCTGGCCGCATTGGCCAACCACCAGGCGCATATCGTCGAAGCACCCCTGCTGCTGCTGTTCACCGCGGACCTCGCGCGCCTGAAGCGCGTGGCAGCACAGCGCAACGAACCCATCGCCGGGCTCGACTATCTGGACACGCTGCTGATGGCCTTCATCGACGCCGCGCTGGCGGCGCAGAACGCGCTGGTGGCCGCCGAGTCGCTGGGCCTGGGCACCGTCTACATCGGTGCGCTGCGCAACCAGCCCGAAGCCGTGGCGGCCGAACTGGGGCTGCCCGGACAGGTGTTCCCGGCATTCGGCCTGGTGGTGGGCCACCCTGATCCCACGCGGCCGGCGGCGGTGAAGCCGCGGCTGCCGCAAAGCGCCGTGCTGCACCGCGAACACTATTCGCAGGCGCGGCAGGATGCAGCGGTGGCCGACTACGACGCCATCCTGCAAGGCTTTCAGGCCACGCAGCACCTGCCGCAGCAGCCGTGGAGCCGGCAGGCGGTGGGCCGGCTGCGTGGCCCGGAGACGCTGTCCGGACGCGACCGGCTGGCGCAGGCGCTGCACAACCGCGGTTTCACCTTCCAATGA
- the sigJ gene encoding RNA polymerase sigma factor SigJ, whose product MNDDIDRSPTARARRYDREHARRLRALAYRMLGSRAEAEDMVQEAWLRWAEVDEATVQHPDAFLSRLVTNLCLDRLRSAAAQREQYVGVWLPEPMLEDEALFGWMPGPETQAEFAQDVSVAFMLALERLSPLERAAFLLHDVFDLDYNEIAHHLDRSEAACRQLISRARRNVKADYARREVAQPERDRLTAAFMHAVRSHDVSALTQLLTEDAVLLADGGGKVTAVPQPLHGGAAIASTFIGFAQISGNRGWRLVPARVNGLPGCLIFDDLAGGVLVQTIALAPAAAAPGRVGALYVQRNPDKLRAIARRLQP is encoded by the coding sequence ATGAACGACGACATCGACCGCTCCCCCACCGCCCGTGCCCGCCGCTACGACCGTGAGCATGCGCGTCGGCTGCGGGCGCTGGCCTATCGCATGCTCGGCTCGCGTGCCGAGGCCGAAGACATGGTGCAGGAGGCCTGGCTGCGCTGGGCCGAGGTCGATGAGGCCACCGTGCAGCACCCGGATGCCTTCCTGTCGCGGCTGGTGACCAACCTGTGCCTGGACCGGCTGCGCTCGGCCGCGGCACAGCGCGAGCAGTACGTCGGTGTCTGGCTGCCCGAGCCGATGCTGGAGGACGAGGCGCTGTTCGGCTGGATGCCCGGTCCGGAAACGCAGGCGGAGTTCGCGCAGGATGTGTCGGTGGCGTTCATGCTGGCGCTGGAGCGGCTGTCGCCATTGGAGCGGGCGGCGTTTCTGCTGCACGACGTGTTCGACCTGGACTACAACGAGATCGCCCATCATCTGGACCGCAGCGAGGCGGCATGCCGGCAGCTGATCAGCCGTGCGCGCAGGAACGTGAAGGCGGACTATGCGCGACGCGAGGTGGCACAGCCGGAGCGCGACCGGCTCACCGCGGCGTTCATGCACGCCGTGCGCAGCCACGATGTATCGGCGTTGACGCAGCTGCTCACCGAGGACGCGGTGCTGCTGGCCGATGGCGGCGGCAAGGTCACTGCAGTGCCGCAGCCGCTGCATGGCGGCGCCGCGATCGCCAGCACCTTCATCGGCTTTGCCCAGATATCGGGCAACCGCGGCTGGCGGCTGGTGCCGGCGCGGGTCAACGGGCTGCCCGGCTGCCTGATCTTCGACGATCTGGCGGGCGGTGTGCTGGTGCAGACGATCGCGCTGGCACCAGCGGCCGCTGCGCCAGGGCGTGTGGGCGCGCTGTATGTGCAGCGCAATCCGGACAAGCTGCGCGCGATCGCACGCCGACTGCAGCCATGA
- a CDS encoding class I SAM-dependent methyltransferase — MPSLTLDTPQLAKQYDQVSDLQYEHGQFLLAGLQLRPGEALLDVGCGTGRLAQLAARHHVGPGGRVVGVDPLPLRIALAQARALPQLSFAVARGEDLSAFDDQSFDAVLLNSVYHWLPDKAPVLAEIARVLRPGGRVAISSASRERPHDIQHLIAQVLTDAGLGRSQGGGSTPYRVTHAELAGQLETAGLLVDQIRLRRFADHFPDIDAVLAFSHASAFGNFLGDYVPEVRARLQAGLRTALAALATPGGILLHRNLHFALARKPG, encoded by the coding sequence ATGCCCAGTCTGACCCTGGATACCCCCCAGCTTGCCAAGCAATACGATCAGGTGAGCGACCTGCAATACGAACACGGCCAATTCCTGCTGGCCGGGCTGCAGCTGCGGCCCGGCGAGGCACTGCTCGACGTGGGCTGCGGCACCGGCCGGCTGGCGCAGCTGGCGGCGCGCCACCATGTGGGGCCGGGCGGCCGTGTGGTCGGCGTGGACCCGTTGCCGCTGCGCATCGCGCTGGCGCAGGCGCGTGCGCTGCCGCAGCTGTCGTTCGCCGTGGCGCGCGGCGAGGACCTGTCGGCATTCGACGACCAGTCGTTCGACGCCGTGCTGCTCAACAGCGTGTATCACTGGCTGCCGGACAAGGCGCCGGTGCTCGCCGAGATCGCACGCGTGCTGCGCCCCGGTGGGCGGGTGGCGATCAGCAGCGCCAGCCGCGAGCGGCCGCACGATATCCAGCACCTGATCGCACAGGTGCTGACGGACGCGGGCCTGGGCCGCAGCCAGGGCGGCGGCAGCACACCCTATCGGGTGACGCATGCCGAGCTGGCCGGCCAGCTGGAAACGGCCGGGCTGCTGGTGGACCAGATCCGGCTGCGGCGCTTTGCCGACCACTTCCCCGACATCGACGCCGTGCTGGCCTTCAGCCACGCCAGCGCGTTCGGCAATTTCCTTGGCGACTATGTGCCCGAAGTGCGCGCACGCCTGCAGGCCGGGCTGCGCACGGCGCTGGCGGCACTGGCCACGCCGGGGGGCATCCTGCTGCACCGCAACCTGCATTTCGCGCTGGCGCGCAAGCCGGGCTGA
- a CDS encoding cyclic peptide export ABC transporter — MLSVLIRQSRPLLAAAALASVVSGVCSVLLLAQINEALTAGAAASVALAWRFAAFAVSAMLARMLSSVLFERLGQRAHAELRSFISRRVIDADFARLEQVGGPRVQSALSEHTSNVADFFVSLPAMLVNAIIVSGCLVYMAWLSWQVFLAAAVVIGLGSLGYHLAHLRAIRHLNEASKEQDRLFGHFRSLIEGAKELRLHAGKRLRFAGGLLGASIETVRRERTRGMSIFAVSAAWGNFLVYAFIGLVLFMLVGDVPDRMRIMTGFSLVFVFMVAPLEALLLLLPRASLARVSAERIEEIAQALQHDTAAVAATPQPPAFRSLSLEGVRHRYYHEGTDDLFTLGPISLDFAPGQLNFLVGGNGSGKTTLAKLLVGLYRPEQGVVRLNGEAVDEAGRDRYRQCFSAIFSDFHLFEQLLDAPGTERDAQGNALLAKLNLQHKVQVRDGAFTTRALSQGQRKRLALVVAYLEDRPFLVFDEWAADQDPVFKEVFYRELLPELKALGKTVLVISHDDRYFSLADRVIRLENGRIVESGAPAAPVPAAGLVAAS; from the coding sequence GTGCTTTCCGTCCTTATCCGGCAGTCCCGCCCCTTGCTTGCCGCGGCCGCGTTGGCCAGCGTGGTGTCGGGGGTGTGCAGCGTGCTGCTGCTGGCCCAGATCAACGAGGCGCTGACGGCGGGCGCCGCGGCGAGCGTGGCGCTGGCGTGGCGTTTTGCGGCATTCGCGGTATCGGCGATGCTGGCGCGCATGCTGTCTTCGGTGCTGTTCGAGCGGCTGGGGCAGCGTGCGCATGCCGAGCTGCGCAGTTTTATCTCGCGCCGGGTGATCGATGCCGACTTTGCCAGGCTGGAGCAGGTGGGCGGGCCGCGGGTGCAGTCGGCGCTGTCCGAGCATACGTCCAACGTGGCCGATTTCTTCGTCAGCCTGCCGGCCATGCTGGTCAACGCCATCATCGTCTCGGGCTGCCTGGTGTACATGGCGTGGCTGTCGTGGCAGGTGTTCCTGGCGGCGGCGGTGGTGATCGGCCTGGGCTCGCTTGGCTATCACCTGGCGCACCTGCGCGCCATCAGGCACCTGAACGAGGCATCCAAGGAGCAGGACCGGCTGTTCGGCCATTTCCGTTCGCTGATCGAAGGCGCCAAGGAGTTGCGGCTGCACGCGGGCAAGCGCCTGCGCTTTGCCGGTGGTCTTCTCGGTGCCTCGATCGAGACCGTGCGGCGGGAGCGCACGCGTGGCATGTCGATCTTCGCGGTGTCGGCGGCATGGGGCAATTTCCTGGTCTATGCCTTCATTGGGCTGGTGCTGTTCATGTTGGTGGGCGACGTGCCGGACCGCATGCGCATCATGACCGGCTTCTCGCTGGTGTTCGTGTTCATGGTGGCGCCGCTGGAGGCGTTGCTGCTGCTGCTGCCGCGCGCCAGCCTGGCCCGCGTTTCCGCCGAGCGGATCGAGGAGATCGCGCAGGCGCTGCAGCATGACACCGCCGCCGTGGCCGCCACCCCGCAGCCGCCCGCGTTCCGCAGCCTGAGCCTGGAAGGCGTGCGCCATCGCTACTACCACGAGGGCACGGACGATCTGTTCACGCTCGGCCCGATCAGCCTGGATTTCGCGCCCGGCCAGCTCAATTTCCTGGTCGGCGGCAACGGCAGCGGCAAGACCACGCTCGCCAAGCTGCTGGTCGGGCTGTACCGGCCCGAGCAGGGCGTGGTCCGGCTCAATGGCGAGGCGGTGGACGAGGCCGGGCGCGATCGCTACCGGCAGTGCTTTTCGGCGATCTTCTCGGATTTCCATCTGTTCGAGCAGTTGCTCGATGCGCCCGGCACCGAGCGCGATGCGCAGGGCAACGCGCTGCTGGCCAAGCTGAACCTGCAGCACAAGGTGCAGGTGCGCGACGGTGCCTTCACCACCCGCGCGCTGTCGCAGGGCCAGCGCAAGCGGCTGGCGCTGGTGGTGGCCTACCTGGAGGACCGCCCGTTCCTGGTGTTCGACGAGTGGGCGGCGGACCAGGACCCGGTGTTCAAGGAAGTGTTCTATCGCGAGCTGCTGCCCGAGCTGAAGGCGCTGGGCAAGACAGTGCTGGTGATCTCGCACGACGACCGCTATTTCAGCCTTGCCGACCGGGTGATCCGGCTGGAGAACGGCCGCATCGTCGAAAGCGGCGCGCCGGCTGCGCCGGTGCCGGCGGCGGGGCTGGTCGCGGCATCTTGA
- a CDS encoding carboxymuconolactone decarboxylase family protein, translating to MSTQQPRLDYARLSPELFKKYLDFSMAFRMDEGLALLVDIRASQLNGCAFCLDMHVKQARLHGERELRLHHVAIWRESPLFTPQERAALAWTEALTQLAPEGVPDALYESVRQHFSDEALAQLTFRVTAINGWNRLNVAFRTVPGSKDAMFGLDQAGLG from the coding sequence ATGAGCACCCAGCAACCCCGCCTCGACTACGCCCGCCTGTCGCCCGAGCTGTTCAAGAAGTACCTCGATTTCAGCATGGCCTTTCGCATGGACGAGGGACTGGCCCTGCTGGTGGACATCCGCGCCTCCCAGCTCAACGGCTGCGCGTTCTGCCTGGACATGCACGTCAAGCAGGCGCGCCTCCATGGCGAGCGCGAGCTGCGGCTGCACCACGTGGCCATCTGGCGCGAATCGCCGCTGTTCACGCCACAGGAGCGCGCCGCGCTGGCATGGACCGAGGCGCTGACCCAGCTCGCCCCCGAAGGCGTGCCGGACGCGCTCTACGAGTCGGTACGGCAGCATTTCTCCGACGAAGCCCTGGCGCAGCTCACGTTCCGCGTCACCGCCATCAACGGCTGGAACCGCCTGAACGTGGCCTTCCGCACCGTGCCGGGCTCGAAGGATGCGATGTTCGGGCTGGACCAGGCCGGCCTGGGCTGA
- a CDS encoding LysR family transcriptional regulator, with translation MLDALSLGQIRTFVAIAEAGSFRAAGLRLRRAQSAISHAVAALEAALNVTLFDRSGRRPVLTDAGRALLEDARSVLLRVDFLRARARGLEQSVELELALVADTLFPLSRLCQALQHWRALQPSVQVQLSLEPLGAPLAALLAGHCTMAIMVGEHFHHPHIELEALEPVELVAVVAATHPLAALVRQGAALQTADLADHLQIVQTDPSALSEGRSFGVLSPHTWRVSEQSAKLALIRQGLGWGRLPHWAVATDLAAGCLLPLPVSLYGPEGRSSMRAYLAHRLDQPLGPAALTLRRVLAQAATQ, from the coding sequence ATGTTGGATGCACTCTCGCTGGGGCAGATCCGTACCTTCGTCGCCATCGCCGAAGCAGGCAGCTTTCGCGCGGCCGGACTGCGGCTGCGGCGCGCCCAGTCCGCCATCAGCCATGCCGTCGCAGCGCTGGAAGCCGCACTGAACGTGACGCTGTTCGACCGCAGCGGGCGCCGGCCGGTGCTGACCGATGCGGGGCGGGCCTTGCTGGAGGATGCCCGCTCGGTGCTGCTGCGGGTGGACTTCCTGCGGGCACGGGCACGCGGGCTGGAGCAGTCGGTCGAGCTGGAACTGGCACTGGTGGCCGATACGTTGTTCCCATTGTCCCGGCTGTGCCAGGCGTTGCAGCACTGGCGGGCACTGCAACCCTCGGTGCAGGTGCAGCTGTCGCTCGAGCCGCTTGGCGCGCCGCTGGCCGCGCTGCTGGCCGGCCACTGCACCATGGCCATCATGGTGGGCGAGCACTTCCACCATCCGCATATCGAGCTGGAGGCGCTGGAGCCGGTCGAACTCGTCGCCGTGGTCGCGGCCACCCACCCGCTCGCCGCACTGGTGCGCCAGGGTGCGGCGCTGCAGACCGCCGACCTCGCCGACCACCTGCAGATCGTGCAGACCGATCCGTCTGCGCTGTCCGAAGGACGCAGCTTCGGCGTGCTCTCCCCGCATACCTGGCGCGTCAGCGAGCAGAGCGCCAAGCTGGCGCTGATCCGGCAGGGCCTGGGTTGGGGCCGGTTGCCGCATTGGGCCGTGGCTACCGATCTGGCCGCGGGCTGCCTGTTGCCGCTGCCGGTCAGCCTGTACGGCCCGGAAGGCCGCAGCAGCATGCGCGCCTATCTCGCGCACCGGCTGGACCAGCCACTCGGCCCGGCAGCCCTGACACTGCGCCGCGTGCTGGCGCAGGCGGCAACCCAATAA
- a CDS encoding TauD/TfdA dioxygenase family protein, with amino-acid sequence MSDILSNPPAGVSVHPVAGRIGAEIRGIRLAPDLPEATRAFIRAAWLKYKVVFFRGQDHLDDARQEALVTLFGDQAVPHPTARIKDGTAYVLELDSRHGGRANSWHTDVTFVDAYPQASILRGVVIPEAGGDTVWANTHTAYTDLSPELRELVDRLWAVHSNEYDYAARKPEADAESLRRYHEVFTSTVYETEHPVVHVHPETGERHLLLGHFVKRLVGLPTSDGQHLFNLLQSHVTRLENTVRWRWQPGDVAVWDNRATQHYAVDDYGQAHRVVRRVTVDGSVPVATDGRRSRTLSKAVRNTGAANEGSASREAAAA; translated from the coding sequence ATGTCAGACATCCTCAGCAATCCACCCGCCGGCGTTTCGGTCCACCCGGTCGCCGGCCGCATCGGCGCCGAGATCCGCGGCATCCGGCTTGCACCGGATCTGCCGGAAGCCACGCGCGCCTTCATCCGCGCCGCCTGGCTCAAGTACAAGGTGGTGTTCTTCCGCGGCCAGGACCATCTGGACGATGCCAGGCAGGAAGCGCTCGTCACCCTGTTCGGCGACCAGGCCGTGCCGCACCCCACCGCCCGCATCAAGGACGGCACGGCCTATGTGCTGGAGCTTGACTCCAGGCACGGCGGGCGCGCCAACAGCTGGCATACCGACGTGACCTTCGTCGATGCCTATCCGCAGGCGTCGATCCTGCGCGGCGTCGTCATCCCCGAGGCCGGCGGCGATACGGTGTGGGCCAACACCCACACCGCGTACACCGATCTCTCGCCTGAATTGCGCGAACTGGTCGACCGATTGTGGGCGGTGCACAGCAACGAGTACGACTACGCAGCCCGCAAGCCCGAGGCCGATGCGGAATCGCTGCGGCGCTACCACGAGGTGTTCACCTCGACCGTGTACGAGACCGAGCATCCGGTGGTGCACGTGCACCCGGAAACCGGCGAGCGCCACCTGCTGCTGGGCCACTTCGTCAAGCGGCTGGTCGGCCTGCCCACCAGCGATGGCCAGCACCTGTTCAACCTGCTGCAAAGCCACGTGACACGCCTGGAGAACACCGTGCGCTGGCGCTGGCAGCCGGGCGACGTGGCGGTGTGGGACAACCGCGCCACCCAGCACTATGCGGTCGACGACTACGGCCAGGCCCACCGCGTGGTACGCCGGGTGACGGTGGACGGCAGCGTGCCGGTGGCGACCGATGGCCGCCGCAGCCGCACCCTGAGCAAGGCGGTGCGCAATACGGGCGCGGCCAATGAGGGCAGCGCATCGCGCGAGGCTGCGGCCGCCTGA
- a CDS encoding glutathione S-transferase N-terminal domain-containing protein, with amino-acid sequence MPHQLYIASGACSLGAHVVVRELGLPVQIVKVKTRVPESPIHAVNPLGRVPALRLDDGTVITENSAILPFLADLAPGTPLFAPAGSVERGLIQSWIGYFSAEVHAGGFRAVNRPERYSRDEAAFDGIRSQSRATLKQTVAHIDRHLAGQDWLVGGRFTIADAYLGVFVRWIARFGDAFSDLEALNGFRERYLARESVQAALAFEAQE; translated from the coding sequence ATGCCTCACCAACTCTATATCGCCAGTGGCGCCTGCTCGCTCGGTGCCCATGTGGTCGTGCGCGAACTCGGGCTGCCCGTCCAGATCGTCAAGGTGAAGACCCGCGTGCCGGAGTCGCCCATCCACGCGGTCAACCCGCTCGGCCGCGTTCCCGCGCTCAGGCTGGACGACGGCACCGTGATCACCGAGAACAGCGCCATCCTGCCTTTCCTCGCCGATCTCGCCCCCGGTACACCGCTGTTCGCGCCGGCCGGCTCGGTCGAGCGTGGGCTGATCCAATCCTGGATCGGCTACTTCAGCGCCGAAGTGCATGCCGGTGGCTTTCGCGCGGTGAACCGGCCGGAACGCTACAGCCGCGACGAGGCGGCGTTCGACGGCATCCGCAGCCAATCGCGTGCCACGTTGAAGCAGACCGTGGCGCATATCGATCGCCACCTTGCCGGCCAGGATTGGCTGGTGGGCGGGCGCTTCACGATCGCCGACGCCTACCTGGGCGTGTTCGTACGCTGGATCGCCCGCTTCGGCGACGCGTTTTCCGATCTGGAGGCGCTCAACGGCTTTCGCGAGCGCTATCTTGCCCGCGAGAGCGTGCAGGCGGCGCTGGCGTTCGAAGCGCAGGAATAG